A genomic window from Nitrospirota bacterium includes:
- a CDS encoding radical SAM protein: MTKRFQSGKFPYSYKNEIIALIESESGVTIKNHGGKHRVCLAYPNIYHVGMSNLGFRIIYALINQRDDALCERVFVPEPDIYKEFKRTDTVLFSYESLTPLTSFDIVAFSVSYENDYLNVLKILELAKIPLFAKDRTETHPLVIMGGPCAFMNPEPLAPFFDVVCVGEGEPIIESFFSKLKNSTGKPDFLKSLSGTDGFYVPDEISQKVKRVYVKDLNTLSVPSQLITENTEFSNMYLVEAMRGCPWKCRFCAISSIYGPPRRRQFSSVMEEIERVKPSCLKVGLIGPSLTDYPRLEDVLSTGGVEFSITSLRASRKSGEILPLMKEKQSVSIAPEAGSERLRRVINKKITHEDIISTCRLIFENGISLLKLYFMIGLPTETHTDITEIISLVREVRGLSKRGHISLSVSPFVPKAFTPFQWHHMESSQVVKERLKTLKTALKKDGIQVHHDTAGQSYVEGFFARSGKEAAQVLSIMIKRKLNLKAAVAEAHVDYEKTLFEKLTFDSPLPWDFIDSTTADKQTLWNDYILSIS; this comes from the coding sequence TTGACTAAGAGGTTTCAATCAGGTAAGTTTCCATACAGTTATAAAAATGAGATAATTGCGCTTATTGAGTCTGAGTCTGGAGTTACCATAAAAAACCACGGCGGTAAGCACCGTGTTTGTCTTGCCTATCCAAATATATATCATGTGGGGATGTCAAACTTAGGGTTTAGGATAATCTATGCCCTCATTAACCAAAGGGATGATGCCCTCTGTGAGCGTGTTTTTGTCCCTGAACCTGACATATACAAAGAGTTTAAAAGAACCGATACCGTGTTGTTTTCCTATGAATCCCTTACGCCGCTTACCTCGTTTGATATTGTTGCTTTTTCGGTTTCCTATGAAAATGACTACTTAAATGTTTTAAAAATCCTTGAACTTGCTAAAATCCCACTGTTTGCTAAAGACAGAACTGAAACTCATCCTCTTGTCATTATGGGAGGCCCGTGTGCTTTTATGAATCCCGAACCGCTTGCGCCGTTTTTTGATGTTGTGTGCGTAGGGGAGGGTGAGCCAATTATTGAAAGTTTTTTTTCTAAATTAAAAAATTCAACCGGTAAACCGGATTTTTTAAAATCATTAAGCGGCACAGACGGTTTCTACGTTCCGGATGAAATCTCTCAAAAAGTAAAGAGAGTGTATGTCAAAGACTTAAATACGCTTAGTGTACCCTCCCAGCTTATTACTGAAAACACGGAGTTTTCAAATATGTATTTAGTTGAGGCCATGAGGGGCTGTCCGTGGAAATGCCGATTCTGTGCTATTTCCTCAATATACGGTCCGCCGCGCCGACGGCAGTTTTCATCAGTTATGGAGGAAATAGAGAGGGTTAAACCCTCCTGTCTGAAAGTGGGACTGATAGGCCCCTCTCTGACCGATTATCCGCGCCTTGAGGATGTGCTAAGCACAGGCGGCGTTGAATTTTCAATAACATCGCTTAGGGCAAGCCGCAAAAGCGGTGAAATCCTGCCGCTTATGAAAGAAAAACAAAGCGTTTCTATTGCACCGGAGGCAGGCTCTGAGCGTCTCCGCAGAGTTATAAACAAGAAAATCACTCACGAGGACATTATAAGCACCTGCCGGTTGATTTTTGAAAATGGAATCAGTTTACTGAAACTCTACTTTATGATTGGACTTCCTACGGAAACACATACTGACATCACAGAAATCATAAGTCTTGTCAGAGAGGTTAGAGGGCTCTCTAAGCGCGGACACATTTCCCTCAGTGTGTCTCCATTTGTACCAAAAGCGTTCACTCCCTTTCAGTGGCATCATATGGAGAGCTCTCAGGTGGTAAAGGAGCGTCTGAAAACTTTGAAAACTGCTCTCAAAAAAGACGGGATACAGGTACATCACGATACAGCAGGGCAGTCTTACGTTGAAGGATTTTTTGCTCGCAGCGGCAAAGAAGCCGCACAGGTGCTTAGTATCATGATAAAGAGAAAACTGAACCTTAAAGCCGCAGTGGCAGAGGCACACGTTGATTATGAAAAGACCCTGTTTGAAAAGTTAACATTTGACTCTCCACTGCCGTGGGATTTTATTGACTCAACCACAGCCGATAAGCAAACACTCTGGAATGACTACATTTTATCAATAAGTTGA
- the terL gene encoding phage terminase large subunit, with protein sequence MANLKKIFKDIEALRAQISSYTKPFEGNDCSDGKSAQAARVERAANDLEFFARTYFPHYIKSPSSKLHKYLSARYMELVRSSAEHNGGSATPGGKEVDAAPRGNAKSTWTTLILPMWVTAFNLRNFVLIVSDTMSQSEDFISFIKAELESNERLNQDFPNITGEGKTWRADTLITKNGVKIRGVGAGQKLRGMRHGSRRPDLVICDDLENDEAVMSVEQRRKLEDWFFKALMKIGQKDTIYIVVGTVLHYDSLLSKLFKKPGWRGKKFKAIMRYSESKRWEEWENIFSAGSAPSGITKSTALNEPDEKETAETMADAYFNRHRDEMLADVDVLWPEVEDYYYLMKMRVSEGPAYFDSEKQNEPINPDDCLFSEHWIQYFDDASEPKNVPLYGVVDPSMGKKSKRHDPSAIICGRFSNGILYVTIADIERRHPDRIIEDILTYHRKERFQVFGVESVQFQEFFKDTLIKEAHRQNLTLNVTEIRSSADKLLRIQTLQPWIKNGWIRFKKSQRTLIEQLIRYPLYDHDDGPDALEMLKSLVEHNNLTADYETIAGRESVFKGKGSY encoded by the coding sequence AAATCGGCACAAGCTGCAAGAGTGGAACGGGCAGCTAATGATCTTGAATTTTTTGCACGCACATATTTTCCGCATTATATAAAATCACCATCATCTAAACTTCACAAGTATTTGTCAGCGCGGTATATGGAATTGGTAAGGTCGTCGGCAGAACACAACGGGGGGTCAGCGACCCCGGGCGGTAAAGAAGTTGACGCCGCTCCCCGCGGAAACGCCAAATCCACTTGGACTACATTGATTCTGCCCATGTGGGTCACAGCCTTTAACCTGCGAAATTTTGTGTTGATAGTCTCAGACACAATGAGTCAGTCCGAGGATTTCATATCGTTTATAAAAGCCGAACTTGAAAGCAATGAGAGGCTTAATCAGGATTTCCCAAATATCACAGGCGAGGGAAAAACCTGGCGCGCGGATACGCTGATAACTAAAAACGGCGTAAAAATCCGCGGAGTTGGAGCTGGACAGAAACTCAGAGGGATGCGGCACGGCAGCCGAAGGCCGGATCTGGTAATCTGTGATGATTTGGAAAACGACGAGGCCGTAATGTCTGTTGAACAGAGGAGAAAACTTGAGGACTGGTTTTTTAAGGCTCTTATGAAAATTGGCCAAAAAGACACAATTTATATAGTTGTAGGAACCGTGCTGCATTATGATTCGCTGCTGTCAAAACTGTTTAAAAAACCCGGCTGGAGGGGTAAGAAATTCAAAGCGATAATGCGGTACTCGGAATCAAAGCGGTGGGAGGAGTGGGAAAATATATTCTCGGCAGGTTCAGCACCCTCAGGTATAACCAAATCAACTGCACTGAACGAACCGGATGAGAAGGAAACTGCCGAGACTATGGCTGATGCCTACTTTAACCGGCACAGAGACGAAATGCTTGCCGATGTGGATGTTCTGTGGCCGGAGGTTGAGGATTACTATTATCTTATGAAGATGCGGGTTTCAGAGGGCCCGGCGTATTTTGATTCGGAAAAGCAAAACGAGCCGATTAATCCCGATGACTGTCTGTTTAGCGAGCACTGGATTCAATATTTTGATGATGCGTCTGAGCCAAAAAATGTACCGTTATATGGCGTAGTGGATCCCTCGATGGGAAAAAAGTCAAAGCGGCACGACCCATCTGCAATAATCTGCGGACGTTTTTCTAACGGCATACTTTATGTCACAATAGCCGACATAGAACGCCGACATCCGGATAGAATTATCGAGGATATTTTAACTTATCACAGAAAGGAACGCTTTCAGGTTTTTGGAGTGGAATCTGTACAATTTCAGGAGTTTTTTAAAGACACGTTAATTAAAGAGGCTCACAGGCAAAATCTGACACTTAATGTCACAGAGATAAGGTCAAGTGCTGATAAACTACTGAGAATTCAAACCCTTCAACCGTGGATAAAAAACGGCTGGATACGATTTAAAAAAAGTCAGAGAACTCTGATAGAACAATTGATTCGTTATCCGCTCTATGACCACGATGACGGCCCCGATGCCCTTGAAATGCTAAAATCTCTGGTAGAACATAATAACCTCACAGCAGACTACGAAACCATTGCAGGCAGAGAGTCAGTATTTAAAGGGAAAGGCTCATATTGA